The genomic stretch GGGATACTTGTTCATAGACAGTGTAATACagacagtagatgtcagtcagcatgcccccagtttggagaagcagggtggagtctgacatggaagctaagcaatgtactgctgtggataggggtcagcaacaaaaactatattttagccacctataaAAGGTCCAATATTAAATATCAATATTAGTtaaagtgtacactatattgagagtattttcaccactttatcttTCCGTCAACAGTCAACAGCCCATTCTTAGAGGAAAGCcattaacggcttcagttccccgtctatgctctctttaagccaccagactccattgagaaaaacagaaattttagctcactgatcATGAGAGTTGCTAATCCACCACTGCTTCAAtcaattagtttgtttgtgtgattgtgtgactttggtgaatctgcaCTAAcacttttaaacaccaaagttacaaaataagacaaataagataactgatcaaggcagtggtcgaccagcagctcctgtgttcagtgatgttaaatcactctttttgtcagtggagtctggctttgaggagagcattACTACAGCTTCATTTTCCTGTaagaaatcactgtctgacattaaggtaagACAGTTAAAGTATTCTAAATGTTGCTGACCCTTCCACAGCACATTGCTAAGCTTCCATGTccactccagcctgcttctccaaacttgggGCATGCCAACTGTCATCTACTGACTGTAATATattgtctatggataagtacctcatatgaCCCCACAAATAATCTCAACTATGCCTTTAACATATCCATGACATTCAGTGACTCAGAGgttaaaacaacacattcaaGAGGTCTGTACTACATGAGTTAGTATTGTAAAAGCTTTATCTCCAAACCCCCTAAATCTACGACAAAGCTGCACAGATTTACTTGATCAGGATATTCACTTATTATCCAcgttttcagtctgtctcaaCTGATTACAGTGCTGAATTTCAAGTGCTGTGATGCTGATGATGCAATCTGCAATTTGGATTCTGAGTATATAGAAAGGATCAAACTCTGAGTGAGGAAACCAACCAATTAAGTTaggaaatgtattttattttcctctgacaTGTCCATCCCTACCTCTGATTATCATCATTTGAAACACGCTCAGCACACCTGTGAATTAACTTGGTTTTAAAAATACTCCATAGTAAGTTTCATCCAGCTTCTGTCACAAAATAAGAAACTTTGTCCTCTGTTGACATACCGTGTAAAAAGCTGAACTTTCTGCTCACTGCTGGTAATGTCCTGTTGAGCCCTAGCACCCTGTCCAGATGGAAAGCAAACACCTCAGTGGTGTCCACGGGACTGTGGATCACTCCACACTGCCCACCACATGTGTCCTTCAGCTGTGAGTGTTTTTGGTTGATGGGTGAAACTGACTTCTCGCCCTCAAATATCAGAAACGACTGAGAGTCTCTGTGAGAAACTTCTCTGATGCGCAAAACTTCGGCGTCCGCAAGAAAGCGCATGGCTCTCACGTCCTGCGGGCTGAGCCATGGCGGTGCCCTCTGGCTGTAAATTCGGATAGAGCTGATGTGAGAGTCTGCCTGTGCATCTCTGTGGGATTTATGGATTGTATTCAAGGATTTGTGATAAATATCCCTGGCTTCCCACAAGGAGTTCTTGGGTGCAGAGTCGCGTTTAATTTGGCCCGCGTCCTGCTCCAAAGTGGCAAGTTTGTTCTGCGTAAAAGCAGAATTAGCCTCCTTATTCCGTTTCACTTTTCTCCTCAGCTTTGGTCTGACTGTACCCCgaatatttgctggtttcaaGCGCTTAGACTTCAGTGTTATATACACCACGTTGGACCGTGTCGGGACCACAACGCTCTGCGAATCCACAGAGTCTGAGTCACTGATATCCAAGTGATACAATCCACGGGTGTGTCGGTACTTGTCAGTCCTTTTGTCCCGGTGCTGCTGCGAGTATACAAGTTGTGATACCACCAACAATAAATAGACAACACACGCGCTCGCAATGATCAAACTCCTTTTGGAAAGAGGGCACCTCCGAAAGCTGCTGGTCAGTCTCAGAAAAGGGAAGCAGAGCCAGTGAAAGCGAGACTTCCCCATTAGAACCTATGTTAATATCATGGTTGAGTGTCTTTTTTGAGCCCAACTCAAAGCAGGGAGGAGCGCACAGCTTCCGAAACTCATTTTGGAAGGGAGGATTTGTGGACACATAGCGCACGGAGACACTGCGCCCGTAGGGGATGGACGGGCTGGGAAACCACCCTCCAACCCAACATGAGGCGACTTGAACTTTTTCTCTCCTGTCTTCTTTAAGATATAGATATGGTAAACTCATAATAGGAAGTGAAGGGATACCTGAGTGGGATTCATGCCCGCATGAGCCTGAATGTGCTGCTGAAATTCATTCAGACAAAGCATGGCATCTCCTTTTACAGACTCCATCAAATGCTCTGCAGAGATgcacaagtttaaaaaaaaaaaaagtagcaaaaAAGTTGCCCTATGATATTTTGGATATGCACCATTGCAAATCTTTCAACCCATATAATTAGGAATATAAGGGATATCAAAGTGTGGAAAAAGTCATGAGAATTATTGATCGACTTTATGGTGATACTATTTgattaaactaaaataaagagGTGAGAACTGAAGGTGATAATTTAAGTTGAAGTACTCAGAACAATTGATGCATAATACATCCACGCGTTTTAGGCGACATCTGCTGGTTCATTTCCTTCATGGTTAATTGACTGAGTGCAGACGATTCTCATCATGGAGACACAACAGAATACAATaggaaagaataaaataaattggaTTATTAATGTGAAAAGGAAAACAGATAACAGCAGGAAACAACTATCTTCTCGCGTGGAAGAGAAATGCAGACTGGGTTCAGCAGCCCGGGCAGGATTTCCTGACCTGAACAAAAACAGGTTTAAATATAGAGCTATTGTGCTGTGGTCTATAAAGAGCACTGATTTCCAGGTAGGCTAAGTGCTGTCTTCCTTAGCGTGCCAGGGGGATGAGCCTGTAAACCTGCAGGCAAGTCACAGTAGAAATACTCTGCTACAAGTAAAAGTGATTCAAAAAAATTTGTaagcaaaagtacaaaaaatatcagcatgaaaataaacttaaagtACTGAAAGTAAAAAATAGGTGCTTCTTATGCAGAATGGCTCATATCTGAATCacatattattggattatttttaacaattacattacattaattgCATTACCATAATGTAGCCAGTAATGGTGGAATTAATTTGAACTCGAGGAGAACTGGgacactttttattttcatttgaacccctcaaaaaattaaaaatgaataaaataatgtatCCTTAATGGATTCTCTTTCAATGTGTAATGGAAGGCTAAACAGTCAGGGGGGAAAGGAGTGACCTTACTCTTCTTAACTTAACTCTATGCAAAAGATGTGGAGTGTCTGCATGTTAAATTCTAGACATTGTGCCttagaaatatttaaatgaagAATGGGTCGGGGGTGAGAGGGAAGGGCTGTTGTGTCATATCAGGTATAAAGTATGTGCAATGTGTCTGCCCAACCCTGGCGgggttttttctctctctctttttgaaaactttaataaaaaaagaaaataaataaatgaaaacaaaaagatgtggagtgtcaaatatgttttgtgcaCTTGTGACATCCATCCCATTGCAGAGTTGATCGTCCCTGTGTAGTTTTAATGGGGGAAAAGTGGAGGCaatctttaaaatatatttttacattgagCGTTAAAATTTAGAAAAGTAATTAGTGCCATAACCAAATTTAAAATGGCCGAATAAATCAGCTGAAAGACTCatagtgtgtctcaaatcgcggaCTTCTGTACTATATTTTAAGTGCataagtgtgttcacactgagaagtatggaaaaatgcagtgcactatgagtacccgcaTGGTGCACTCAAACcagtcaagaagttgagtgtggaactatggacacttctcgccctcaatggtcgccatcttggctacgtagctgaaggggagggaccacttgtcaaactggaaatggcggccgaggactgcAACCGTGAAcgttgctgcattgtacaaatacatgtgtgttttgcactaagcaccactatactgttgtcagatataagccagcagtgtgtttattgggttaatttagcagtctgtaatgatttggcaCCGCGAACATTAAcacgaatgctaatgctagtttgctaactagctaatttgctgttgtcatttccggtgagtgcacaacggccgtgtttggtttgagacacaAACACTACGTTGTCGAAATTCTCGCACTatgccaatgagtacatagtgcacatagtatactacatggaagtgtactgaCGGAAGTATGTGTTTTGAGACACCCCTGAAAGACGgaaaatggtttagtccacccTGTACTGGAgctgagtgagtgactgctcatgctgctggagcaccaacatATGCTTTCATGTCTTTCCCCAGGAGAGGGAATCAGGgttacaaaaaagaaatgaaagagagaAGGTGAAGAAAGCAaaccaacttaaaaaaaatctcaaaggGTGCATGAGAGAGACGTGGATCAAGGAGGAAGGGCGGTGGCCCATAGAGAATGTTAATGCATAgagcccagaatttggtgctacgcccctggCCATTACATCATTGTTGatttataaacactgcagcatttttatttatgaaaaatTGTACACAGGGCCACAAACTATTTCAGACAACAGACATGATGGAAGCCTTCATACTGAGGGTTTTTCCTCCCTGCTGTCATGTTCCCACTGCAGCCATCATGTGCCAGAGTGAGTGATTGGTTAATTGGCAGCACCTGGCTGAGTGCCGCTCCTcactgctgcagacacacacacacacacactgcctctgctgtttttaaCACTGTGCACCGGCTACATCTCAGAAACAAATATTTACTTTTAACATGCTGGAAGCTAAACACCCAgctgtgcttttatttgttACATTATTGATGGTGAGCTGTCAGAGCACCGGACACGCTGCTGAACAAGGTAGGACATGAACCATAATTGGGCTGAATGTGAGGAAGTCTGAAGGCTGGTGTGTTGTCTGTCCGAAATCAACAAtcttaagtgtttgtttttcgcTTTGAAGTTCTTCCAGATGTGAAAGGTGGCGAAAATGCTGAAGCGGTCAAGTtggaaacatttacatttacctTGAACTCGACCAATATGACTCAGTTCGCCTACGGAATAGCTGCAAATGTGGTTGTTATGCTGATGTATGGAAGCAATCTAGTTCCTGTCAAAAGGATAGAGACAGGAGATGGTAAGCATACAGTGCTTTCTTCACtaacatttaacattattaaatattttcattcaaaGGAGCTGATCATTTTAAGACTTTCATAGTGTTTTGTAGGCCTCTATGTGAATTtgcctgtgttgtgtttacaggtATGTTTTTTCAGTGGGTATATTGTGCAGCCATATTCCTTGTATCTGTGGTTGGAGACTTGTTGCTACAGTCGCCCAAATTCTACCCGTTTGCGATGATTGGAGGTGTCATCTGGACTACAGGTACTGTCTCCTGCAAGCAACACTTTAAACCTTAAGTGTGGATGGACTGGGCAGTAGATGGACTTAAAGGGGAGCTacatccattttcaaaattcatactatttattcctatggtctaagacagtccaacaATATTAGTTGCATGAACAACTCTtttccaaattcaaaaactaGACTAACTAGtgtccatagacaatgaattgggaaagatgttataaatgacactgagagcagtctgagtatatgggaacattttctgtttcagaacagagaacactacaataggataaagctcatttgggtataaaacagaaacaaacaatctgtgggtccacaaatcaggctcccatttattgtctatggagcagctccacattttatacttgatgacatcacaagtttaagACTCACTTccctggtttctggctttgagagagagcatAGCtcctgttcacaaatattgactgaactTTCCTAGGTCATGGAAATAACATCTTGGAAATcgtaatttaggtggtgtttccCTCTTAAAGCGGCTCAAAGAGACttcaggtgttttcacataaaGGCCTTTTTAAACATactgaactcagtcctcttaaagtggaccaacagaaaagggatTTGATACATTCGAAAGAGGACACAGTTgtctttctggtcaacttcagctctgatatggcctcagtcctctttctgttcacactatagcctatatataatattgacatagttttgtttttacttcgaCTGCAGTGcgagtgtttctgtgtgctgtagactgttgccgTTTGATGTATACTTTATTCCACATCTGAAAACGTGCAGTATCTACCGTGGACCAAACTATTCCTCATCCTGCGTTCATGCAAGCAAAGAGCAAAGCGAACCTGGAGTGCTTTGTGTTCACAGGGCACAGCTTAGGTGAACCGCACCACGGACTTGAGGCAAAGCTCTGAGTTCAGTttgcttcagaggggtctgagttctcttggagtgtttacatatgcacaaaaaaatTCTGAGTCACCGCTCTGAGTCTGTTTAGAGGGCCGAAAAgaaccaagtgtgaaaa from Epinephelus moara isolate mb chromosome 4, YSFRI_EMoa_1.0, whole genome shotgun sequence encodes the following:
- the gask1b gene encoding Golgi-associated kinase 1B, which gives rise to MGKSRFHWLCFPFLRLTSSFRRCPLSKRSLIIASACVVYLLLVVSQLVYSQQHRDKRTDKYRHTRGLYHLDISDSDSVDSQSVVVPTRSNVVYITLKSKRLKPANIRGTVRPKLRRKVKRNKEANSAFTQNKLATLEQDAGQIKRDSAPKNSLWEARDIYHKSLNTIHKSHRDAQADSHISSIRIYSQRAPPWLSPQDVRAMRFLADAEVLRIREVSHRDSQSFLIFEGEKSVSPINQKHSQLKDTCGGQCGVIHSPVDTTEVFAFHLDRVLGLNRTLPAVSRKFSFLHDGQPCPVVSWDASLYPEGLAAGRSMVRLTWGAYQSSLKQRCWHKNISPKPDSGCSTVHHYEWSKLALFDFLLQIHNRLDQSCCGFRPRLEDECMVLGHHADCRDQSHIQLTNIMHRGHDPRHLVFTNNKGFFDRNEDNLDFRLLEGIKELPEQAVSVLRSKRLREKLLQSLFLDETYWESQGGRQGIDKLIDVIERRAKVLLTYINAHGIKVIAMNV